One genomic segment of Pirellulales bacterium includes these proteins:
- the tnpB gene encoding IS66 family insertion sequence element accessory protein TnpB (TnpB, as the term is used for proteins encoded by IS66 family insertion elements, is considered an accessory protein, since TnpC, encoded by a neighboring gene, is a DDE family transposase.), translated as MLSLPPGVQVFMAVEPVDMRKSFDGLSAAVQAVFARDVLDGHLFLFLNRRRDRLKVLWWDRDGLAIFCKRLEGGTYEIPPSAADTKQLRLDATQLALLLGGVQLDSVRHRRRYQPPRSAAG; from the coding sequence ATGTTGAGTCTGCCGCCGGGCGTCCAGGTGTTCATGGCGGTCGAGCCGGTGGACATGAGAAAGAGTTTTGATGGTTTGAGCGCAGCGGTGCAGGCGGTCTTCGCGCGCGATGTGCTCGACGGCCACTTGTTCTTGTTTCTCAATCGGCGCCGCGACCGGTTGAAGGTTCTGTGGTGGGATCGAGATGGTCTCGCGATTTTTTGCAAACGGCTGGAGGGTGGGACCTACGAAATTCCACCGTCGGCGGCCGATACCAAGCAACTGCGGCTGGACGCTACGCAACTGGCGCTGTTATTGGGCGGCGTGCAGTTGGACTCGGTGCGGCATCGCCGCCGTTACCAGCCGCCGCGCTCGGCAGCCGGTTGA